The sequence below is a genomic window from Daphnia pulicaria isolate SC F1-1A chromosome 6, SC_F0-13Bv2, whole genome shotgun sequence.
ATGAtgctaaaatttttgtttcgactATTGTTAGCCTTATTGATTGCCATTTCTAGAGTTCAGAGTTTCAGCGTACTGCAGGCAACCAAGGACAAGAACGGCAAGGTTCCAGCCCCAACATCGTCAGGATTGGAATCGTCCTGGGCCAATCTCCAGTTGTCTCCGCTGGCCGTTAAATCGATGCCTTATCGTGACTTCCGCGTCAAAATCTACCAGCACGGCGGCGACTCGACGATCCGGAAGAGTCACCCGCACCATCAGCGCTATTTCTTCACGCCCATTGCTCTGCTGGATCACCGGAGCGCCGTCAGTTCTCACAACAACGTGACTGGCGAGGCGGAATTGCGTTTCGTTATTCACCTGTGGGATGATGAGCTGGAAGAAAAGATTGCCGAGTATTTGAGTGGCGTTCTCGGGGAAGTCGTCAAGAAACACCAGCTGGAAGTCTTGCCGTTCGAATGGGTCGTGGCGACGACGCCCAGACACAAACTCACGGGCCAATACGCTCTGAGCGGCGTCCGGCAACAATATCAGCAGGAAAAATTCCTGCGGTTCAGCATGATTTGCTCATCGGTCGAAGATTGCGACACTCTGGCCGAGCAAATGAAGTTCAATCCTCAGCAATTTTACcacttgaaattgaaattgggaCTGGAGTCGCAGAAAACCAGGCGGAAGGAGACGACGGTCCGCCTCAGCAGCGTTCAATCCGGCGAGTTCTTCAACCGGCTGATGGGTCGCTTCCCCAACAATGAGACTGTCTTACTTACGCCACAAGATGCCAAGCGCCTCATCGCCGAGTCGGCCAACAGCATCTTCGCCGAGACTTTCGACGACACCGAAGTTGTCGACCATCAGCATTCCAACATTTACTGGGCTGTGAAACAACTGCTGGCCATGACTAAACAACGGGTGGTCCAGTCAGATAATCTACACAATTGGGAGTCGCTCTACTGGGAAAAGGAGAACCAGCGGCCAGACAAAATGGCCTCGATGATCAATCGCATCTACAACACAACCGACTCTAAAGGCCGACAAATGCTTGTCGATTTTTTCGCTGATGGTGGGCATTCGACTAATGAAACTATAAACGATTTTGACGGCATGCTAGAGAGTTTGTTGGAAAATCCAGCACTCTTTGGAGACAAGAATTCGGCCAATTCAAGTTCGCTAGGCCAATTTTCACAGTTTCGGCAGATGAACACGGTAACTTTTCAGCAGTTACTGAGAGAAGCAAAAAAATCGATCCAGTGGAGCGGATACCGCTTCCGTCCAAAGTCCATCCTGGCCTCCAAACTCGATCTGGGCCGAATTATGAAAAGCTACGCCAACCAAGATTTTACGGATAGGAAGCTTTTCGTCTCTTACGCATCGTCTTTGCTGGTCATGTCTGTCAAAATTGACGAGTCCATTCACATGTCCATCGAGCGCCAGATTCAAGAGCGCTTCGAATCCGTCATGTCCGACATAGACAGCCGCTACAAAATGGAAACCACTAGGGTAAATTATTAGTCTTCTACTTAGCATCAGTTCTTGATAATACGCTCGTTAAATTATACAGTTGCAGACTATTATGGATGGTTTACTTTCTGGTCACGTggaatcgaataaaaaaattgatgatcTTATTGGAAGTCAGGTATgtgattttaatttcaatcatttattagtgtaataattaatttagtcCGTGTACCTAGATTGCAGCTTTACAAGGAGACTTCAAATCAATCAATACCACCGTCATCGACAGCTTTCAGAGAATCGAATCAAAGGTTTGTgtatcattaaaaaatgccTTGATTGATACGTCTCGACTCACATTTGATTTTGCCTTTGGACAGGTTCAAAGAGACCAGGAATTActccaaaaaatgatagaTCAAATCAAAACCGACGTAAGTTGTAgccccatttttgtgtttgattctttttctaattttacaaTAAGAATAAATAACAAGAAACGTTCGCTTTCTTTTCGACAGATGGGAGTTGAACGTCAACTTCAGACTTCAGCCcttcaaatcatttttcaaaaaatagacGCCGGGGAACAGAATGTAAGTTTATTGACTTGTTAAGCTGCAAGTAAATCTGTCTTGACGTATCATGTTTCTATTATAAGGCCAACATAACGGAGCGTAAGCTGCGGGAAGAACTCGAAGCTAGCTATCAGCGCCGTAGTGACGAATTAATCAAACTGAAAATCGGCCTGGCCCAACAAATGATGGTCGTCGATCGGACATACGCAGTTCAAATGGTGCAGAGCAAGagcattcatttcttttttattagacTATATTAACCAACGGAATTTTATTTCGATAGGAATTACTCGAAGGACGGCtgcgaaacgaaacgaatcaAATTTATCAAGATCAAATGATCGCAGTAAAAAACCTGTTAGAACGTTATTCGTGGTTGCTGTACCCGATAAATCAAAGACAAGAGGACCCAATCACAACAACGCCTTCTCCTTGGAAAATATTACTGGAACTGTTGGTATAAAAACTGAACTGCCATGTAATAGTCTAATAATTATTCTAATTTTCCCTGTGGCTGTTGCTTCCAGAAACAACCGCAACTATTGCAGGGTATCGACAATTCCGAAATGAGGTCCGACCCAAACTTTAGCATCACAACGCCATCACCCACTCGCGATCAGAATCCTATCGCTGACAACAGTCGGCGAAACGCTAGGTCATCGATGCGTTTGAAAAACGGCTCCGGCAAGTGTCTGGCCAGTCTGAACAACGACGGAGGTGATGGAACCAAGCTCGTCCAGCAGTCTTGCCGTCACGAACTTGGTCAGTATTGGCGGATGAAAGACGGCGACCGCATCTGCAACGGCTGGAACAAATGCATCACGGCACCGTTCAACACGGTCGCCAACATTCGCCTCGTTcagtcagaaaaaaagaacggcCAACAAGGCGCCGGCCAGAAGTGGAAGTTGAATCGAGGCCGTCTGGAGAACGACTGGAAAAAGTGTCTGACGGTGTCGCAAGATTCCGTGGCCGACGGAGTTGAAGTGTGGGCCATGAGCTGCATTCCCGGTGTTTTAGGTCAACAGTGGATGTTTGTGTCTTAATAAACATATGTTCAGATATTGGATATGGATATTGGACTTGTTTAGAAATAACTCATTCACAAGGACTGTGTTTTGTATACACTCTGAGTTCGGGTTCATTCAGATAATTACTGCTGAATTGCGAAATTATTAACTCTTCTTGAATTACTGCATGTCTGTTACTTTTAGCGTCATACAGAaagataaagttttttttttgggaaaacCCTTGATGAAATCTGAATGTGAACCTCTTTGAACTCTTTGCATGGGCCAGAGAATTTAACAGATTTATTAACTgctttgtaaaaaaaacgtATAAATGTCGATGCGTAGTTTTGAGTGAGAGCACTCTTGTTTTGTCGGGAGTCGTTAAAAATCATCACTATAGGTTTTAGGTTGGTAACTATGGCAAATCAACGGGTTAAAAAATCAATGCCAAATCGGTCAATGTTTTACTTGTCTTTTTGGTGTGCCTTTGCAATTTTGTCAATGATTCTACACAACGGTAGGCCTGCATTTACAACGATctcaataattttgttaatttttgtgaattatttttgtttaagtttCATGTCAATTTTCGGTCGATTatccatttatttttgtttaatcagGTCTAACCGACGATATGAACCATTCATTTGACGAATACTACGAAGACTTCGAATATCACGAGCTTGAGCGGccgtcaataaaaaatatgttgaaaGACGTTAGCTGGCCATTCAACGAAACCTTGACGCATTTCAGTCATTTATTGGTCGATATATTCAAAATGAATGACAGCAGCAGTTGCCGGAATAATAAGAAAGATCAGCATTGCGTCAAAGACTACACCAGTGGAGATCCCCTTGAAGATAATTTATCTGATGGCGATTGGTCTAGCTTTGACGCAGCTGTTACCACGGACCTCAAAGGCCTTAGTACATCTCAGATGATCAGCTATTTTCAGGATCGCTACAATAATTCCGATATCTTGCCGTCCGTCAACGATTCactcatttcaatttcagggGCAGTTACAGAAGCTGAAAATCACATTGCAAAGTACCGTAAATCTGTCCCAATCATCGTGGCTTTTGTGTCCTATCTGGAAGGGAAATCCTTCAGTCTTGGAAAGAAATTCATAGACAGCCAGAGCAGAAACAGCAACAGGAAGCAAACATTACGTCAGATGGAAACCGAAAAAGTAAAAGTCGCCGCGTCGCTTTCCTCTTTGGAATTCAACAAAAGTATAGAAACGTACAATCTTGCTCATTTGCGCAAGAAACACAAGGACAAACTCTTTAGTGCTATAggacgtaatttttttttttacttatataaattttaataacaatCTTATAATAACAAAGTTCTTCTCCGTAActgcataaaaatttttcaatactCCTTTCCAGTGAAGTTGGTGGTGACTGCAGGTCTGCTGGCGTTAATTGAAGATGCCGAAACAGCCGAGTACAAAATTCAAAGTCTTGTGGCCGAAGTCACACTATCTGAAGCGCATTTAGCCAAGCTGCAAAAAGAGTTGGATTCTTTGCGGGAAGACTACGAAACGACTGAAACACTGGCCCAAAGAGTTTCGGCTGAACAACTACAGACCAACAGAACCCTGACCCAGACTAAGGCGGATTTGGGAGCGTCTATTAACGACGGAGTCAAGATGAAAAAGGTCACCACTTTCTTGACGTCACTGCACGGGAAGTTAAAGGTGCTTCAGGACTTCGCCGTTAGTCAAACCTCGAAGGATATTATCAAAGCCATCAAC
It includes:
- the LOC124342592 gene encoding uncharacterized protein LOC124342592 produces the protein MMLKFLFRLLLALLIAISRVQSFSVLQATKDKNGKVPAPTSSGLESSWANLQLSPLAVKSMPYRDFRVKIYQHGGDSTIRKSHPHHQRYFFTPIALLDHRSAVSSHNNVTGEAELRFVIHLWDDELEEKIAEYLSGVLGEVVKKHQLEVLPFEWVVATTPRHKLTGQYALSGVRQQYQQEKFLRFSMICSSVEDCDTLAEQMKFNPQQFYHLKLKLGLESQKTRRKETTVRLSSVQSGEFFNRLMGRFPNNETVLLTPQDAKRLIAESANSIFAETFDDTEVVDHQHSNIYWAVKQLLAMTKQRVVQSDNLHNWESLYWEKENQRPDKMASMINRIYNTTDSKGRQMLVDFFADGGHSTNETINDFDGMLESLLENPALFGDKNSANSSSLGQFSQFRQMNTVTFQQLLREAKKSIQWSGYRFRPKSILASKLDLGRIMKSYANQDFTDRKLFVSYASSLLVMSVKIDESIHMSIERQIQERFESVMSDIDSRYKMETTRLQTIMDGLLSGHVESNKKIDDLIGSQIAALQGDFKSINTTVIDSFQRIESKVQRDQELLQKMIDQIKTDMGVERQLQTSALQIIFQKIDAGEQNANITERKLREELEASYQRRSDELIKLKIGLAQQMMVVDRTYAVQMELLEGRLRNETNQIYQDQMIAVKNLLERYSWLLYPINQRQEDPITTTPSPWKILLELLKQPQLLQGIDNSEMRSDPNFSITTPSPTRDQNPIADNSRRNARSSMRLKNGSGKCLASLNNDGGDGTKLVQQSCRHELGQYWRMKDGDRICNGWNKCITAPFNTVANIRLVQSEKKNGQQGAGQKWKLNRGRLENDWKKCLTVSQDSVADGVEVWAMSCIPGVLGQQWMFVS